The Nematostella vectensis chromosome 6, jaNemVect1.1, whole genome shotgun sequence region CATCCACGAAGGCTTGCCTTGCTGCGAACGCTATGTACGGCGGTCCACAAGAGAACCTAACGAGCCGACGATGTGACGAGAGGCAATACAAGGCCATTTGCGCCTTTTCTGCGGTAAATTGCTCTACTCTGCGCTGCGATTGGTCTATTTGTCGCGGTAACGAGGTTTACCTTGGTGTTATGAGCAATTCCCTTGGGGTCGTCATGTGGCGACTCGTGCGTCCGCTGACGGAGAGCGTGGTGATGGGGTTCATGAAGAAAACGCGTCGCCAGGGTCACGAGTTCTGTTTTATCAAGTGTGGTCTGATTATGCAGGTGGTGGTACACAAGCCGAAGGTCAGGTGAGGGAGGTCATATCAAGTGTGGTCTGATTATCCAGGTGGTGGTACACAAGCCGAAGGTCAGGTGAGGGAGGTCATATCAAGTGTGGTCTGATTATCCAGGTGGTGGTACACAAGCCGAAGGTCAGGTGAGGGAGGTCATATCAAGTGTGGTCTGATTATCCAGGTGGTGGTACACAAGCCGAAGGTCAGGTGAGGGAGGTCATATCAAGTGTGGTCTGATTATGCAGGTGGTGGTACACAAGCCGAAGGTCAGGTGAGGGAGGTCATATCAAGTGTGGTCTGATTGTGCAGGTGGTGGTACACAAGCCGAAGGTCAGGTGAGGAGTCATATCAAGTGTGGTCTGATTACGCAGGTAATGCTAATCAAGCCGAAGGTCAGGTGAGGGAGGTCATATCAAGTGTGGTCTGATTATCCAGGTGGTGGTACACAAGCCGAAGGTCAGGTGAGGAGTCATATCAAGTGTGGTCTGATTACGCAGGTAATGCTAATCAAGCCGAAGGTCAGGTGAGGGAGGTCATATCAAGTGTGGTCTGATTATGCAGGTGGTGGTACACAAGCCGAAGGTCAGGTTAGGGGAGTCGTATCAAGTGTGGTCTGATTATGCAGGTAATGCTAATCAAGCCGAAGGTCAGGTGAGGAGTCATAGCAAGTGTGGTCTGATTATGCAGGTGGTGGTACACAAGCCGAAGGTGTTTTGAGATGACGATGCAATCATGAATGATGGTTTTCTTAGATTGTGATAATGATAGATGCTACTGCTGCTGGTGATAACGGATGATGATGGAGAGGTTGCGGTTGTTATCCTGGTGATGAAggcagatgatgatgatgctttgatgatgataatgattgaaaaaaaacgaaaataaaaaaaaatagaagacAATAACTCCTGCTATCATACAGGATGAGTCGAAAGACAAGGAATCCCGGCGTCCCTATGTCTATGAACATCAACATCGTCCTACTTGATTCCATCGCAAGACCCCATTTCTACCGAGTCATGCGCAAATCGGTATCGGCGCTACGAGATGTCGTATATCGCGAGTCGGTAAATGCGACAGTCCTCGACTTCGAGATGTTCCAAGCCGTAGGTCAACACACGTTTGAGAATTTGCGGCCACTATTCTCGGGTAAGCAGCAGGCAACTTTTGCTTTGATTTCTGTTACGACAATGGGTGTTTTACTTTTGGTATCTAAAATGAATATCACAATAATTCTAAACTGCATAGAAATGAAGAAGAGAGTTGACCGTTGTTGGCCATGAAGAGAGAGGCCACCAAAGGATGTCAATACGCCACCAAAAGATGTCAAAACATGTCTACGCAGAACTACTACATTAAAGTACTACAAGAAATAGCATAACGCTCTAGGTGTCGAAAGTCTGATgcatgtacatgtattatctAGGTAGGACAGCAAACCACTCAGCAGACAGCCTTGGTATCCAAGTGCTTTTCTCTCACTTCTTTGAGCGTGGTTATCAGACGTTGTTCCAGGAAGACTTATGCTGGTTTGACGAGTGGGGGACTCATCTCACAAATCTACGAAGTCGTCCCGACATGCCCCGTACATCGGCAGCTTATCGGAAAAGGTTCGTAACAAATCTATAGGTCATCCCGACAATGCCCCGTACATCGGCAGCATATCGAAAAAGGTTCCACGGCAAAAAAAACCGAGTATTCTCAGATATACTCCCGAGGGCAGATTTAAGTAAGATTCGAAATCTTCCTCTGTCTTCCTTGCGTCTTCCCCCTAGGGGTAAATATTCCCGTGTCTTCCCTAAGTATTCTCCGAATATACTCAAGACTATTAATTACAACAAGTAATGCCCTAATATACACCGTGTGAAGACACACGCAAGATGCGAGTATGCATCTAATTTACACCACATGGAAGACAAGGTGCATACTAAGTGTCTACCTCATGTCTTTCCCAAATAATCCACGGGTGTAAACTCGTGTATTCTACAAGTCTTCCCCGGTGGTAAGACATGAGGTCATCGCTGCGTCTACTCGAATATTCTACAGTGTAAGATCTGGAATATTCCACATGTCTTACGCGCATATTCGCATGTCTTCATAACCCCCCTTTGGTAACCCCCCTTCTGTTCGTATTCGCATGTCTTTCCCAAATAATCCACGGGTGTAAACTCGTGTATTCTAGAAGTCTTCCCCGGTGGTAAGACATGAGGTCGGCTCTGCGTCTACTCGAATATTCTACAGTGTAAGATCTGGGATATTCCCCATGTCTTACGCGCATATTCGCATGTCTTGATACCCCCTTTGGTACAGCGGTTCTtgacaaaattattttctcgaAGTAACGATACATTCTGCCCCTTACTATCGTTATATCGATGTCCCATTGATACTGTTTCTTTTGATGGCGGGGTTGCGTTATCCGGCTTGCTTCTGCCTTTAGGTTGCTTCCTCTCGGGCGGGTAGCCAGGAATCGTTTAGGGTAGGGGGAATGGGTGCTAATTCATACAAATCATGCGAAATTCTTATAGGAAGAGGGGGGGTGCGCATCCAAACGTGCCGCCACTAACTGAGCCTGCCCCCCCCCAGGTCTTTATTGTTCGTTTATTTCATCTTAGTATGAACTAAATCAATTTATAATCTTAGTGTCATTAGACTAAATATgatatttttgttgctgtttttccCAGATGGAGGGCGTTTCAGGAGTTAGTGAACACGTATAATATCGACAACTACGGACTCACACACTTCTCGTGTGAAGTCTTAAATCAATACGGCTACACAAACCCGTACGACAGACCGGGAAAGATCTGCTTGAACGGAAGATTCATCAGCAGTTACTTCCTCCAGTACATCAAGTCAATACTCTCTAGGATACGCTCAAATAAGAAAGCGCTACCTCTTCTAAGCTACTTGCATCTAAACACTGGACACAATGACTGGGGAACGAGAATACGTAACGTGGATTCGGCGCTCGCGAGATTCATATCGACCATGTCTCGGGATGATGGTACTCTGAGTATCATAATGTCCGATCATGGACACACGCGAACGCCGTATGCGCGGACCTCAGAGGGCATGCGCGAACTGTATAACCCATTCCTTTTTATGATCGTCCCACATGGAGTAGCAGCTGCGCTTGGAAAATCTGTTGTTGCAGCGCTTGTACAGAACCAACGGCGGCTCTTCACAACGCTTGACCTTCATCACATGTTGAAATCAATTCACGGAAATTCCAAGCCCCATAAACCTGCAGGTCTATTAGCATTGTTGCCAAGCAACAGGACATGTGCTGATCTTCCCATAATGCCTCTCGCGCAGTGTAGATGCGAGGTCGCTATAGAGAGTTTCGAGGATGGCTCGCCTAAGCATGTGTGGCTGGCGGAGTTTGCGCTTGGATGGCTTAACAATCTGATCCACAAACAGTATGTTAGTGGTAAGTACCTGGATTCGTTTACAGGGGGAAGAAACTTGTTTTACGGGTTCCAATTTGGCGTAAATAAAGTCGAGTCATCCTTAGCGTGACTCGACtttcaataacaatgattGAATATGCGCGAACGTACTCTATAGCATCAACGAAGATTCAATAACGCAATTGGCCATTCATTCGAATGGAATGATCATTCTTATGCTGCAATCAAAAATTCATTTACACGTTTGGACAATCAGTAGCGTTTATTGACAAACAGTCTAGAAAATTCATTTGTGCTTTTAACATAAACAAAGACAATCAACAGGCCTTTTCAGacaatcccccctcccccgatattttcaaaaataataaaaaaaaatgaccagtaggggtgtggctgtgcccctccagattttttcttggcgtttctgtatcgtgccccccccccccccctccaataaTTCGAGACCTGCTACAGCTTTGCTGGTACTTGTTGCTTCTATGTAGATTATACAATACAGACATTTTCTGTGCGAAGGATCGTAGAGACTAAGCACAGAAAGAGGGGAACGCAGTAAGTGTTAGAGAATACAAATCAGGTTTAGTACCCTCCCGTCCCCACCCCTGTGTGTAGCAATGATTGCGCCTTGAATAAATACCTGCGTAGTAAGTACCCATGGTGCCTTGCAAGCCGTTTCACAATATTTCTACTGATTTATCCCCAGAAAAAAAGCCAGGACCAAGCTCTTTCGGAATGTTGGGATATGGAAGATGCTCTCACCTGATTGGCCAATCCTTCACCAACGTCAGAGAACGCCATTCAGGAAACTACGTATACGCGTCAATCGACATTCACGTGTCCACCGAGCATGCGCGTAATGGTATCTTCCAAGTGGCCCTTAAACGGACAACAAACGGAGAAAGCCTGGAACTAGTTTCGTGGAATCGCCATTCGCTGTACAACCCTTTTAAAACTTGCAAAGATCGGCAAGTAGATGTGCAGCTCTGTATTTGTAATACGAAAAAGCTAAACAATACCAATAGCGCCAGGGCCCTGAATACGTTGATCCCTAAGACTGTATTTGGAGTGGCGCCAGTCTTAGAAACGCTGTACTCAAACTGTTTGTTTCTTGTCAGAAGGGATCACTGTGGAATTTCTACCGCGTATGAACTAGCGAATTCCTGTCATGGCAGAAGTTTCATGGTTGATGTGAGTGGTTCGTcacttgatgacgtcatagtgTCCAGGGGCTTGCCTTTTGTGAGCACTGTTCAGTATAGAACTGTGTCATTCTTGTTTTCGGTTATAAGGAAGGTATATGATGGACGCTCGTTTCAGCCGAGAATTGTAGTGACAGTGCTATGACCTGATGACggaataaatttattttgccAAAAAAGGACTTTCTTTTAGGTTTTTAGCTGAATCCCTAAATGATTCTCCATTCCTTATTTTCCTCACATTTCTATTcatatttctttctttacaCCTTCCCCTTTGTATGCATTAAATCCTCCCCTTTCTTTCGCCTTGTTTCCCTCTTTGACTTAGCCAAATGGTGAGCAAGCCTTTCTCGCTCCGTCACTCCTCGTTACTGATTACAACAGTACAAAAAAGATGCAAATTTCCCAAAGGCGGTCATTTCGTGACATCTCTAATCCCTTTCCTCGCGCGTAACCCTCGTATGACCTGTTGCGTTACTTGTTTGGGTGACATATTAGGTGACCTTTTCAACCTCCTTCCTCATGTGACCCTTGTATGACCGATGATCAGCGAAAAAACATCTCAGATCCTGCCATAATTCCACTGTGTTGTGTTCATCCATCTATCTATCAGATAGGTTAGTCATTTTAATTACAAACATGATTATCATTTCAGATTATCTCTTGTAATTCCTCGTCTGATGTGCAGAGTTGTTTAGAGTGCTAATGGCTTTGAGAtggaacaaaaacattttcgcATTATAAACAATTCCGTGTACAGTTTTTGAAGATACGCTTTGAAGCCTTTGACTCTTACAGATATTTTAGTCGACAAGAGAAAGAGGCAGTCAATAAGTGTATGCCGTCGAGTAACGAACAGgctagagggggaggggggatgccAAATAACTCAGAGTACGTATCAGCACGGGCGATCAGCAATTCCCGCATACCCTGACTTTTTAGGTCAATTCCCTTGGTCTTTATATCTCTCGAAGTGAACTCTAACCCTTTCGAAGGCTAAAAGGCGTTCATTTAAAAAGGCTTTTATTTATTGACGGCATAAACAAATGATCAAAAAACGCTTACGGTTGCAACATCATAGAGGGTAACCAGTCACAATTCATAACCACCACTAGAAACTATTTATTAGTGGTATGCGTGTCCATAGccgttttttaaatattggggggggggggcagtgccccctgtgccccaccccctgctacggtcCTGGTGTTATGGGAACTTGGCACATTACGTATACATTACCACCACAAAACTAACTATCGTCGGTAGTATAAGTGTTATAAAAACTATTTAAAGGTCTTTTAAGAATGGCATCGTGGGCGTCAATCGCGGTCCTGCTGTCAATCTCAGTCTTCCTGGCTCCTACCTCCGATGGCAAGTACCAACCAAACTGGGACTCACTCGATACTAGGCCCCTCCCGGACTGGTATGACCGCGCAAAATTCGGCATTATTATGCACTGGGGCGTGTATTCTGTGCCAAGTTTTGGAGTGGCAGCGGAATGGTTTTGGAACTACTGGAAAAGTGGATCACCGCAATATGTGGACTTCATGAAACAGAATTATCCTCCAGGTTTCTCCTACGCTGACTTTGCTCCGATGTTCAAGGCTGAGTTCTTCGATCCGGACATCTGGGCGAGTCTGATTTCTATGTCGGGGGCAAAGTAAGTGAACGCAGTAAAA contains the following coding sequences:
- the LOC5519758 gene encoding uncharacterized protein LOC5519758 isoform X1, with protein sequence MSSRRLLIKWFVLLLVFGFFYVASVVYFSCQHSSLSTNYITYELFVKRTSHHKQKNIKLSSKQYDAAFMTDKFLGNHREGFLPEPTVCHFTGLRKVSQRHAQKTSANISCIPHKPSTKACLAANAMYGGPQENLTSRRCDERQYKAICAFSAVNCSTLRCDWSICRGNEVYLGVMSNSLGVVMWRLVRPLTESVVMGFMKKTRRQGHEFCFIKCGLIMQVVVHKPKVRMSRKTRNPGVPMSMNINIVLLDSIARPHFYRVMRKSVSALRDVVYRESVNATVLDFEMFQAVGQHTFENLRPLFSGRTANHSADSLGIQVLFSHFFERGYQTLFQEDLCWFDEWGTHLTNLRSRPDMPRTSAAYRKRWRAFQELVNTYNIDNYGLTHFSCEVLNQYGYTNPYDRPGKICLNGRFISSYFLQYIKSILSRIRSNKKALPLLSYLHLNTGHNDWGTRIRNVDSALARFISTMSRDDGTLSIIMSDHGHTRTPYARTSEGMRELYNPFLFMIVPHGVAAALGKSVVAALVQNQRRLFTTLDLHHMLKSIHGNSKPHKPAGLLALLPSNRTCADLPIMPLAQCRCEVAIESFEDGSPKHVWLAEFALGWLNNLIHKQYVSEKKPGPSSFGMLGYGRCSHLIGQSFTNVRERHSGNYVYASIDIHVSTEHARNGIFQVALKRTTNGESLELVSWNRHSLYNPFKTCKDRQVDVQLCICNTKKLNNTNSARALNTLIPKTVFGVAPVLETLYSNCLFLVRRDHCGISTAYELANSCHGRSFMVDVSGSSLDDVIVSRGLPFVSTVQYRTVSFLFSVIRKVYDGRSFQPRIVVTVL
- the LOC5519758 gene encoding uncharacterized protein LOC5519758 isoform X2 gives rise to the protein MTDKFLGNHREGFLPEPTVCHFTGLRKVSQRHAQKTSANISCIPHKPSTKACLAANAMYGGPQENLTSRRCDERQYKAICAFSAVNCSTLRCDWSICRGNEVYLGVMSNSLGVVMWRLVRPLTESVVMGFMKKTRRQGHEFCFIKCGLIMQVVVHKPKVRMSRKTRNPGVPMSMNINIVLLDSIARPHFYRVMRKSVSALRDVVYRESVNATVLDFEMFQAVGQHTFENLRPLFSGRTANHSADSLGIQVLFSHFFERGYQTLFQEDLCWFDEWGTHLTNLRSRPDMPRTSAAYRKRWRAFQELVNTYNIDNYGLTHFSCEVLNQYGYTNPYDRPGKICLNGRFISSYFLQYIKSILSRIRSNKKALPLLSYLHLNTGHNDWGTRIRNVDSALARFISTMSRDDGTLSIIMSDHGHTRTPYARTSEGMRELYNPFLFMIVPHGVAAALGKSVVAALVQNQRRLFTTLDLHHMLKSIHGNSKPHKPAGLLALLPSNRTCADLPIMPLAQCRCEVAIESFEDGSPKHVWLAEFALGWLNNLIHKQYVSEKKPGPSSFGMLGYGRCSHLIGQSFTNVRERHSGNYVYASIDIHVSTEHARNGIFQVALKRTTNGESLELVSWNRHSLYNPFKTCKDRQVDVQLCICNTKKLNNTNSARALNTLIPKTVFGVAPVLETLYSNCLFLVRRDHCGISTAYELANSCHGRSFMVDVSGSSLDDVIVSRGLPFVSTVQYRTVSFLFSVIRKVYDGRSFQPRIVVTVL